AGGCGCAGGTACTGGGACTCGAAGACGAGAGGGGCGGCGGAAGTGTCAAACAGAACCTCACCGGTCTTGCGCCGGACGACTGAGAACGAAAAGGGATTCGTCTTGTACTTGAACTCCAACGCCGACCGCTTAGCGTTCGATCCAGAGCCCTTGGGACGAGGAAACACAGATTCCGGGACCTGGAAGACAGCATCGTTGGTGTCCTGAATCTTGACGTGGATGCGGTTATCTGGCGGGCTGTtagtgggagggagagatggGCGCCGGGAGGTTTGAAGAGATGCAGGACACTTACCAGTCTCGTAGGTGACCTCGAGACGGAGTTTCTCCAAGTCCGTTCCGTAGGTGTTGCACGCGCGACCGGCCAGTGACAGGTCGGCTGTGAGCCTGGATGAGGTGGTCTTGACGTTGGAGGCTTTGTAGCCAGGGCACTCGCTCAAAGGGCGTtcgacagcgacagcgacagcccTGGGCGCGATGGCGGCCGAGCTGAGCCCGGCCAACAGCCCGAGACCCAGAAGACGAGGTCCGATCATGTTGTCCCTCTGGCACGTAGGATATTCACACGGACAACGGCACCTAGGAGGTTGACCATTGGAACGGCAAGTAAGGGGTTGGGAGCGCTATTTATCCCCgcgaggatgtggatgcACACATCTATATCACaagcccaccaccccgcaTTCTGGTTCTGCGGTGCTCGGTCATGGCAACCACGGATCATGGTGACACTGCTGTCGATCCCATCTACGCCATTCTTCCATTCTCCCCTGTCGATTAACCATATGGCAGGGAGTCGCAGTGCGCTCCGTCACGAAGAAATTCCGCAGTGTGGACAGAGGAGGTCCATCGCGGTCTTGACAAGACCTCCGAATGGCAAGGCAAAAGGGCCGTTTGACAACTCAAGCCAGCGACATACAGCAGTatgtgatgttggtgaagcTTGGCACCTAGTCTCTTCACCGGCTCTGCCCAACGTCTTCAACCTGGCCGGCAAGGTGTGGTGGAGCGAGAAGGCCCGCTTCTTCCCCGGCCGGTACGGAGTATGACATGGTGAGCGACGGTCAACAGCCATTCTTCATCCCCAGACCAACTTTCTCCCCGCACCATATTTGCTTCGATTGGCTTGTCCCCCCGAGTCTGGTAGGATTGGAGGTGGAGCCATCCCCCGGCCCGACAAGAAAACCGTTGTGCCATGCACGCCATAAAGGGCCGAATGCGGGCTGGAGAAGCCCCGGCTAGAGCCatgtccatcaccatcccggCCGGCCGCGCCAAGTTGCTGCAGGGCGGCGGTAGCTTCATCTCGTTGTGGCCCTGCTGCGGTGTTGTTCGCTCTGATGGCCAGTTGGTTCAGCGGTTGATGGAGAAGCTAAAGCAGGATCGAGCGGATGTAGAGGGAAATGTTTATAGCGACCGAAAGACGTGGAATTTTATTGTGTGGTGGTCCCTGAATAGACAAACTGCCGTGCTGGTGAAGGGATAGTAGACAACGGATTTACGTCGCTAGTAAGATCGAGCTCTGCCAGCTCAAATGATCCCATAAAACCCCCTTGACCCTTCCAGTAAATACACTCCatgttggggggaggggggctcGACGTCAACAGGTCAGCCCACCGCCCGATGTGCTGGACAACCCAAAGGCTTCCTACAGTAAAAGACCCCAAATCCCTGCGCTCAATGCCAGCCTTGATTTGTATTCCGACCCTGCCCTGGACCCTAGGACAAAACAAAATGTACCAAATCGACTTCTTGTTATACATGCCTTCATAAGCGGTGTCTTGATATTCGTTCCAGAAATAGAAGATGCTGCGAGTTTCGCCTGCATACCGACTTTTgcgaaaaaagaaaactcaTTCAATCCACCTCCATATCGTCAGCCATTGGCAACGTTATCGCTACAGTGATGGACGGGTCTTcgtcctccctcttcccaccaTCTACCAAAAAAGAGTTGTTGGtattgctgttgctgctgccgctgccgttgCCGTGACCGTTGGAGTCCCTCTCAGCAACCCCGtttccattcccattcccactTGTAAGCTTGTATTCCCCGTCCTCCAGTCGTTCAATGATACCTTCCTCCAGCGCCCAATCAGACAGTAGACTGTCAACGCCCATTTGCTGGGCCTCACCCTTTTCCATGTGGCGGCCAACGTGTTCGGTCCACTCATCCCAGGACCCGGGTCCTTCAAAAACACTTTGGCAGTCTTGTTTCGGACAGGCCGAgcgttgtggtggttgcctcctcgtcaccaaaCAAGAGGCCTGCATCTCCTTGACATGAGTTTCCCATTCCACCTGCAGTTTGCTGTCGCCCTTGGCGATGGACTTTTTGATGGCGAACGGAGCATGCATCCGCCGAAGATGTTGCGTGAACAAGTCCTTGCGGTTGAACTCGTTGCCTTTGCCATCGGGACTGCTCTGCGGACACGAAGAGCATCGATAATACTGCAGACACAGATGCTGGGATGCGATGTGCCTCTTCCACTCATTTTTGGAGCCAAATGTGCTCGGGCAGccggcgaaggagaaggcaCAAGGAAAGGGTCTTGTGTGGGCGGCAGCGACATGCTTTCGGAGCGACGAGGAATCCTTGAAAGGTGCATGACTGCAGAGGTCACAAAGGGTATCCTGCTTGGGAGTTTGTTTCTGCAGGGGCCTCCGAGCTTTAGACTTAGCGGTAGGAGTCCCATATTCGGGGGCATATTGGATCTCGTCGGCCGTTGGCCCAGCCACTTCAGCTGGGGGCGATCCGGGATCGCCGGCATGTCGCACGGCGATGCTGTCGCCTATTCGTGTGTTTGAGGGATCGTGGGCCGATAGGCCGTCATCACTAACGTGACGGACGTGGCTCAGTGCTTTGAGCTGCTCTGCCGCTTCTTTCATTTCAGCTgattcctccacctcttcctGGGGGACAGCGGAAGGCTGCTGGCCTTGGGGTGCCGGAGGTGGCGCTGATATCGCCCCCCCGTTGACCACTGCCGGTTGTGAACGTGAATCCGCCTGACGCCCCGGTGTTTCCTGCTGAATGGGGACGTACTGAGCCACAGCTTGCTCGCGCCGAGTAGCGGATGGACTACCCTTTGCAGGTGGGCGAGCTTCGAACGCCGTGCGGTTCTCATCTAGCTCTTTTGGCTGCAGCGAACCGTTGGCAGCCTGATTTACCAGTCGCTCGTAGAGGTGGATCATATTATGTGACCCAATGGAGCCCAGGAAGCAGCACACCTTGTCGTGCTGAACAACATTCCACACGCTGTTGGGCATGGATATGAGAAGCATCGTGGGAGGGCCCAAGAACATGCCTTCCACCTTGATTTTTGACGCTGCAGGAGGCGTGTTGTGAAGCCACTGATTAAAATACGCCATGTCGGGACTCGCGTCGCCAACAAACGTGGTACACACCAAGACTCTTGGTTCGTCAAACGTCAggcccatcacctcctcagAGCTCAAGGGCCGGTCTTCACGGCCGGACTTCCACGTTCCCTGAAGATCCGTGTCTGCAGACTGGGGAGGCGACTGAAGCTGGGCGGCTTTGGGGTCCAGAGGTACCAGAATGATTCCATGCCCCCTAGTGTGGGTAAGCGTAAACAAAGCAGGTATCCTTTCATGGGCCACGGGTTGCTTGCTGGCCCCGTTGGCCAGTCTGGCCAGAGCTTGTGCGCTCTCATGCTGTCTTTGTTGTCGAAGATCCTCGAATAATCGTTGAGCACTAAAAGGGCGATTCGTGAGACTCAGCTTGTGAAGTGTGTCGGTCAGAGAGGCGGTAAATGAGCGAGGGCCGGGCTCAAAGGGGGTCTGCTCTGGGGTGTATGCCGCGATGGCTTGCTTGGCTACGTTGCTCCCAGCCATGGGCGCATTGGGGATGGCACATGAgtcaaggaggagcagtATTTCGGACTGTGCATCCTCAAACAGGCACCGGACACCGTCCCACTTCAGCTTGGCAGCATCCTCACGAGCATTGCTAGAGCAAAGTATTAGCACATCGAGACCCCAG
The sequence above is a segment of the Podospora pseudocomata strain CBS 415.72m chromosome 2 map unlocalized CBS415.72m_2, whole genome shotgun sequence genome. Coding sequences within it:
- a CDS encoding uncharacterized protein (EggNog:ENOG503P12J; COG:S); this translates as MEPSSKRRRLAPKVADPPVLPPHAPASVPVPVPVPAPAPPHTQAQPPPHSFPPEQLPPPHYAPTESVAPPPERHEFEAFARHLQDAAMHIHQQTLKPQHTSVSVLMLRWEDDTSVEQDLLALEKVFIERYNYHTDKWAIPTVPNPSIKLGVQMASFLDNARPDHLLIIYYAGHGYVGSDNQLNAREDAAKLKWDGVRCLFEDAQSEILLLLDSCAIPNAPMAGSNVAKQAIAAYTPEQTPFEPGPRSFTASLTDTLHKLSLTNRPFSAQRLFEDLRQQRQHESAQALARLANGASKQPVAHERIPALFTLTHTRGHGIILVPLDPKAAQLQSPPQSADTDLQGTWKSGREDRPLSSEEVMGLTFDEPRVLVCTTFVGDASPDMAYFNQWLHNTPPAASKIKVEGMFLGPPTMLLISMPNSVWNVVQHDKVCCFLGSIGSHNMIHLYERLVNQAANGSLQPKELDENRTAFEARPPAKGSPSATRREQAVAQYVPIQQETPGRQADSRSQPAVVNGGAISAPPPAPQGQQPSAVPQEEVEESAEMKEAAEQLKALSHVRHVSDDGLSAHDPSNTRIGDSIAVRHAGDPGSPPAEVAGPTADEIQYAPEYGTPTAKSKARRPLQKQTPKQDTLCDLCSHAPFKDSSSLRKHVAAAHTRPFPCAFSFAGCPSTFGSKNEWKRHIASQHLCLQYYRCSSCPQSSPDGKGNEFNRKDLFTQHLRRMHAPFAIKKSIAKGDSKLQVEWETHVKEMQASCLVTRRQPPQRSACPKQDCQSVFEGPGSWDEWTEHVGRHMEKGEAQQMGVDSLLSDWALEEGIIERLEDGEYKLTSGNGNGNGVAERDSNGHGNGSGSSNSNTNNSFLVDGGKREDEDPSITVAITLPMADDMEVD